A region of the Fusobacteria bacterium ZRK30 genome:
ATAAAAGCCAGCCCAAAACCGAAAGATGAGTCGGTTTCCCATAGAATTGCTGAGGCATTTATAGATGAGTATAAAAAAAATAACTCAGAGGATGAAGTAACTGAATTAAACCTCCACGATGAGAGATGCCCCTATGTAGATTATAAGATCCTGTGTGATTCATTTGAAAGAAGGGGAGCTATGGTAGAAACAGCAAATAAATTTATTACATATGATAAATATATAATCAGTTCTCCCATGTGGAACCTTTCAATCCCAGCAATTTTAAAAGCCTATATAGATCTTATAACTGTAAAAGGAATTACTTTTAAATATAGCAGGCTAGGAATTCCCATAGGTCTTGCAAAGGGAAAAAAGGCTTTCTATTTAGGAGCTAGAGGAGGGGGATATCCATTTCCGCTTTCCTTGATTGCATTTGATATGAGGTATATAAAGTATATATTTAGATTTATAGGGATAAAAAACTTTAAAAGTTTCATCCTTGAAAATGTAGATAAATCTCCAGAAAAAACAAAACAAAATTTTGAAAGAAATCTAAAAAAAGTTAGGAAATTGGCAAGAAAATTTTAATTTAAAGAGAAATAGGACGGTAATAGATGTATACAACTGGTAAATTTTTGAAACAGCTTTTAAAATCAAACAAGATATACAACAAAGTAGTAAAAGAAATAAAAAAAGATCTCTCAGAAGTGTCTTTTTTTGACGAAATAGAGATACATGAAGAAAATTTAAAAGAGAATTTTAAAAAGAATTTTTTCTCTATATTTATGCTGAGTTTAATAGAACTTTTAGAAACTGAGAGGGAAGATATGATTAAATATGGAAAATGTTTATTCTATCTTAGAGGAATAATAACCTGTACAGATAATATTATAGATGATGAGAGTAAGGGAGTCATATTTTTAAATGGGATAGATGAGAAAACAACAGAAAATACCCTGTTGACCCTACTACTTCAAAAAAATCTGGAAAAAATTATCTCTGAATTAGACATAAAAGATACAGGGATGAGTAATGCAGTACTTGAAAGTGTATATTTGATAGCTAAAAGTGAGGGGATGAGAGAGAGATCTATATATGAAAACTACCCAGATTATAATTTTATTTCCCATAAGATTCATAGCGGAATAGGAGGAGAGCTGTTAAAAATAGGTGTTCTTGTCCCACTATATCAGGAAAAAAATGGTGAATTTAAGGATATATCAAGGGCTTTATATAATTTAGGGCTATCTTTACAAGGGTTGGATGACATCTGTGATATGGGGGAGGATTTTTCTGCTCAAAAGATAAATTTAGCCACTTCATTTTTCATGGATAGATTAAAGATAGATGAGGAGACAGCTGCTGGTTTGGATATCTTAGATACATCTGTTACAGAGGAGTATTTACAGAGAATTATGAGTTATTCTATGGAAAGTTTTAATATATTGGAGGAGATAGGTTATCCAATCAATAAAAAATTAGGTATGAAATTACTATTTCACCTATTTAAGATAAGGGGATTAGAAGACCTTTGGAAGATTTATAAGGAGGAAGAAGAGGATGAAAAAACTGATTTTGGGATTTATGCTTTTAATGACTAGTTTGACCTTTGCCCAAGATGGATATACAGGGTATTGGATGATGCCCGAAGGGAAATTTATCATCCATATTGAAAAAACTGAAAACAATGAATATATAGGTCAGGTTGCCTGGCTGAAGGATCTTTACTACCCTAAGGGAGATAAGATGGAAGGGATAGAGCAATACGACAGAAATAATCCAGATAAAACCATGAGGATAGAGAGCAGAAAGGTTATGGGGCTGCCAGTTGTAGGAGAATTATTTGAAAAAGATGGCAAGTTACAAGATGGATGGATCTATGACTCTTGGAATGGAAAACTATATCATGGGAGTGCTAAATTATTGGATGAAAATACTCTAAAGCTGAGAGGGTCATTTGATAAGTGGGGAATTTTTGGATTGAGTCAAAAGGCTAAGAGGGTAGTGGACCTGAAAAAATACGGGATACTAACTGATGAAAAAAAATAATTATAGTGAAAGATCTAAGGTTTTTTTTAATAGAGTTGCAGATACGAATTATGGCAATTCAGAAAAATTAGACAGATATATCCTAAAAAATATAGTTGTAGATGATGAAACAACCGTTCTTGACTTAGGTTGTGGTGATGGAAGATTTTTACAAAAATTAAGGGGTTTGAATTCAAATAATACTCTCTATGGACTGGATATATCTGAAAAAATGCTGGAGACAGCCAGATCTAAAAATATAGAAAAATGTAAATTTACTCTTGGGGACAGCACTTATTTACCCTATGGCAATGGAAGTATAGACATGATAGTCTGCCTGAATTCATTTCATCATTATTCGACTCCAGATTTGACTCTAAAGGAGATAAAAAGAGTTTTAAGTTCAGATGGAAGGGTAGTAATAGGGGATATATTTACCCTGCCAATTATCAGAGAGATAATTAATTTATATCTGCCATATAGCAGAAGTGGAGATTATAAGATGTATTCTAAGAAAAGTTTGGATAAAATATTTAGTGCAGAAGGATTTAAAAATCAAAACTTTTCTATAGTATCTCCCTGGCTATTTGTGTCAGAATATAAAAAGAAATAAAAAAAATCATCCTCAATGGGATGATTTTTTTTGATAAACTATTAATTTTATGTAGTGGGAAATAATATTTTTTTAATATAGTAATAAGTATAGAATGGTGATATACTTTAAATATTAATTTTTTTTAATAAATAGGGGGATTACAATGGATAGGGAAAGGATACGGGAAAAATTAAATGATGGAATAATTGGCAGGGAAAAAAATTTTAATAGTGCAGTACTTGCTAGTATTATAGAGATAGACGGAAAGTATAACTTTATTTTGGAAAAAAGATCGAAAAACATAAGGCAAGGTGGAGAGATAAGTTTCCCCGGGGGAGGATGGGAAGAAACAGATAAAAATTTTGAGGAGACAGCCATAAGGGAAACTGTAGAAGAACTGGGAATACTACCTAAAAACATAGAGATACTGGGGAAATTGGGAACTCTAATAATCCCTGCCGGTGTATTGATAGAGGTATATGTAGGAGAGATCCTATGCAGGGTAGAAGATTTAAATATAAATTTAAAGGAAGTGGATGAAATCTTGATAATTCCCATAGATTATTTTAGAAATAACCCTCCTAAGCTTGAAAAAATAACTGTACAGATGCATCCACACTATGAATTAGACGGAAAAAGAGTAGAATTCCCGGCTAAATATTATAATTTACCTGAAAAATATCATAAACCTTGGAATGGAAGGGAGAGAGAGGTATATATATATGAGTATCATGGGGGAGCTATTTGGGGAATTACAGCAGATATAATTTATGAAATTATAAATAAAATAATTTAAGAAACAGGAAAAAATATTTAATGTTTGTAAATTATTGAGGTAAAATAAAAATAAAGGCGGTAGGGTATGATAAATGAAATAAAAGTACTGACAACGATAAAATTCTTGCTATACTTGGTGTTGCTGGGAGTATTTAGAAATGGTATGAATGATACAGTTGTAATAGATATAGTTGTTACAATGGTTATCTACTACTTATTTAACAGCTATTTTATAGAGAGGGATATAGATAAACTATTAGTGATTGCATTTGTTAATATAATCAACTTCATAATAACAATAAATAGTTTACCTCTAACAATAGGAATAACTATCTATACCTTGATGTTTTTATATCAAATTTTGAGTAATAAATTTCTAAAAAAGCATCTAAAACAGGAAAAATCTATCCTTATAATTGGGGAAACAGAAAAAAAGCCCGAAGCATTAAAACTTATCGAAGAGAGCGATGATTATAAAGGGGTTCATCATTTTTTTAAAGATGACCTATCCCTATTTGATGAGAAAAATTTCATGGGATTTATAAAGGATAAAAAAATCCATGAGATCTTGGTATTGGATAAAGATTTAAAAAATCAAGTGGTAACAAATATATTGAATGTAAAGGTTACGGGGATTAAAATTTATAATTATTATGAGTTTTTTGAGTATATAAGAGGGCAGCTTCATTTGGAGGAGTTAGATGAAAAGAAACTCTTGTTTGATCATGGGTTTGGTGTATACCACAACCAATTTCAAAAACAACTGAAGAGAACCGTAGATATAATTTTAGCTATATCGGTGGCTATAGTAGTAGCTCCAATTGTAGCAGTAGCCGCACTGATTGTAAAGCTGGAATCCAAAGGGCCTGTATTATTTAAGCAGGATAGGGTAGGAGAGGGAAACAAGGTTTTTAAGATGATTAAATTCCGTTCAATGAAACTTCATGATGAAAATGCCCACTCAAAATATGCAGGAAAGACGGATTCGAGAATAACTAACTTTGGAAAAATAATGAGAAAAACCAGGATAGATGAACTGCCTCAACTTTGGAATGTTATAAAGGGAGAGATGAGTTTTGTTGGCCCACGGGCTGAGTGGGTCAAGTTAGCCAATGAATATGAAAAAAATATTTCTTTTTTCCCGCTTCGACACACAGTCAGACCGGGGC
Encoded here:
- a CDS encoding NAD(P)H-dependent oxidoreductase; its protein translation is MKVLYIKASPKPKDESVSHRIAEAFIDEYKKNNSEDEVTELNLHDERCPYVDYKILCDSFERRGAMVETANKFITYDKYIISSPMWNLSIPAILKAYIDLITVKGITFKYSRLGIPIGLAKGKKAFYLGARGGGYPFPLSLIAFDMRYIKYIFRFIGIKNFKSFILENVDKSPEKTKQNFERNLKKVRKLARKF
- a CDS encoding DUF2147 domain-containing protein encodes the protein MKKLILGFMLLMTSLTFAQDGYTGYWMMPEGKFIIHIEKTENNEYIGQVAWLKDLYYPKGDKMEGIEQYDRNNPDKTMRIESRKVMGLPVVGELFEKDGKLQDGWIYDSWNGKLYHGSAKLLDENTLKLRGSFDKWGIFGLSQKAKRVVDLKKYGILTDEKK
- a CDS encoding class I SAM-dependent methyltransferase; translation: MKKNNYSERSKVFFNRVADTNYGNSEKLDRYILKNIVVDDETTVLDLGCGDGRFLQKLRGLNSNNTLYGLDISEKMLETARSKNIEKCKFTLGDSTYLPYGNGSIDMIVCLNSFHHYSTPDLTLKEIKRVLSSDGRVVIGDIFTLPIIREIINLYLPYSRSGDYKMYSKKSLDKIFSAEGFKNQNFSIVSPWLFVSEYKKK
- a CDS encoding CoA pyrophosphatase encodes the protein MDRERIREKLNDGIIGREKNFNSAVLASIIEIDGKYNFILEKRSKNIRQGGEISFPGGGWEETDKNFEETAIRETVEELGILPKNIEILGKLGTLIIPAGVLIEVYVGEILCRVEDLNINLKEVDEILIIPIDYFRNNPPKLEKITVQMHPHYELDGKRVEFPAKYYNLPEKYHKPWNGREREVYIYEYHGGAIWGITADIIYEIINKII
- a CDS encoding exopolysaccharide biosynthesis polyprenyl glycosylphosphotransferase; the encoded protein is MINEIKVLTTIKFLLYLVLLGVFRNGMNDTVVIDIVVTMVIYYLFNSYFIERDIDKLLVIAFVNIINFIITINSLPLTIGITIYTLMFLYQILSNKFLKKHLKQEKSILIIGETEKKPEALKLIEESDDYKGVHHFFKDDLSLFDEKNFMGFIKDKKIHEILVLDKDLKNQVVTNILNVKVTGIKIYNYYEFFEYIRGQLHLEELDEKKLLFDHGFGVYHNQFQKQLKRTVDIILAISVAIVVAPIVAVAALIVKLESKGPVLFKQDRVGEGNKVFKMIKFRSMKLHDENAHSKYAGKTDSRITNFGKIMRKTRIDELPQLWNVIKGEMSFVGPRAEWVKLANEYEKNISFFPLRHTVRPGLTGWAQVNYPYGASEDDMKKKLMYDLYYVKHQTAGIDLVILLKTAGVVFLGKGQ